A DNA window from Bacteroides cellulosilyticus contains the following coding sequences:
- a CDS encoding sialate O-acetylesterase, with protein MNKVSFNKVRLSLAVLLCLCATSMVDAKVKLPALISDGMVLQREQPIKVWGTADAGESVLVKFLKNATPTGVKGGKLKATYTATADENGQWSLTLPAMKPGGPYILQVNDIELKDILVGDVWLCSGQSNMELPVSRVTDMFRDEIAAYENTNIRQLKVPNIFNFHAPQTDLPESVAWKPLTQDNVMNFSALGYFFAKAMYEKNNIPVGLINSSWGGTPVEAWISEEGLKEFPKYINDKRQYEDDAYLKSIKQTEGLSFYRWNTSLYRGDAGLHEATPWYATNYNDKDWKTVDLFSTDWGTNGLNPINGSHWFRKEVEVPQDWNGKEATLRLGCIVDADSVYVNGTFIGTISYQYPPRIYTIPAGVLKAGKKNTVTIRLISNNGYPHFVKEKPYKIICGNEEVSLQGEWKYRLGASMPPAPGMMFFCYKPVCLYNAMIAPLQNYGIRGVLWYQGESNVDRRNEYAALLTAMIADWRSTFNNPELPFYIVELADFLSRDDVSGRQAWAEMRKEQAKVAETNRNTRLIRNSDLGEWNDIHPLDKKTLGQRAAESALENNK; from the coding sequence ATGAATAAGGTTAGTTTTAATAAAGTTAGGTTGAGTCTGGCAGTGTTACTTTGCCTTTGCGCTACTTCCATGGTGGACGCAAAGGTAAAGTTACCTGCCTTGATTTCTGACGGAATGGTACTGCAACGCGAACAACCCATTAAAGTATGGGGTACGGCAGATGCCGGAGAAAGCGTACTGGTTAAGTTCCTGAAGAATGCCACTCCTACAGGTGTAAAAGGTGGAAAGCTGAAAGCCACTTACACAGCCACAGCGGATGAAAACGGCCAATGGTCCCTCACCCTGCCTGCCATGAAACCGGGCGGACCTTACATCCTTCAAGTAAATGACATCGAACTGAAAGATATTCTGGTGGGAGATGTATGGCTATGCTCCGGTCAATCTAATATGGAACTGCCTGTCAGCCGGGTTACGGATATGTTCCGTGATGAAATCGCCGCTTATGAGAACACGAATATACGGCAGTTGAAAGTACCCAATATCTTCAACTTCCATGCACCGCAAACGGACCTGCCGGAAAGCGTTGCCTGGAAACCGCTGACACAGGACAACGTAATGAACTTCTCCGCTCTGGGCTATTTCTTTGCCAAAGCCATGTATGAGAAGAACAACATACCCGTCGGACTGATAAACTCCAGTTGGGGCGGGACTCCCGTTGAGGCATGGATAAGCGAAGAAGGACTGAAAGAATTTCCAAAGTATATAAATGATAAACGACAATATGAAGATGATGCGTATCTGAAAAGCATTAAGCAGACAGAAGGTTTGAGCTTCTATCGCTGGAACACTTCCCTATACCGGGGAGACGCAGGGCTACACGAAGCAACACCTTGGTATGCCACCAACTACAATGATAAAGACTGGAAGACCGTTGATTTATTCTCTACCGACTGGGGAACCAACGGTTTGAATCCGATAAACGGTTCGCACTGGTTCCGCAAGGAAGTGGAAGTACCGCAGGATTGGAACGGAAAAGAAGCGACCTTGCGCTTAGGTTGCATTGTAGATGCAGACTCCGTCTATGTGAACGGTACATTCATAGGTACTATTTCCTATCAGTATCCTCCACGCATCTATACCATTCCGGCAGGTGTACTGAAAGCGGGAAAGAAGAATACAGTGACCATACGCCTCATCAGCAACAACGGTTATCCGCACTTTGTGAAGGAGAAACCTTATAAGATTATTTGCGGAAATGAAGAAGTAAGCCTGCAAGGAGAATGGAAATACAGACTAGGCGCTTCCATGCCTCCGGCTCCGGGAATGATGTTCTTCTGTTACAAACCGGTATGCCTGTACAATGCCATGATTGCCCCGTTACAAAACTATGGCATCCGTGGTGTCCTCTGGTATCAGGGAGAGTCCAATGTGGACCGCCGCAATGAATACGCCGCCCTACTGACAGCCATGATTGCTGATTGGCGCAGCACATTCAACAACCCGGAATTACCTTTCTACATTGTAGAGCTGGCAGACTTCCTGTCCCGAGATGACGTCAGCGGTCGGCAGGCCTGGGCTGAGATGCGCAAGGAACAGGCCAAAGTAGCTGAAACCAACCGGAACACCCGACTCATCCGCAACAGCGACCTGGGCG